The proteins below are encoded in one region of Telopea speciosissima isolate NSW1024214 ecotype Mountain lineage chromosome 10, Tspe_v1, whole genome shotgun sequence:
- the LOC122642332 gene encoding c-Myc-binding protein homolog, with the protein MFGRSCIRCFIHYSVTSFSKPEKIHLGWGLADAIEMDKEAKKEAFRKYLESSGVLDALTKVLVALYEQNDKPSSAIEFIQQKLCGPTVLEHERLQAEMSDLQIKYNELLAAHKKTRQELEELRNSQPMAASKNTVDAETPKDGL; encoded by the exons ATGTTTGGGAGATCATGCATTCGATGCTTCATCCATTACTCAGTTACGTCTTTCTCAAAACCTGAAAAAATACATTTGGGTTGGGGTTTAGCAGATGCAATAGAGATG GACAAGGAAGCCAAGAAGGAAGCTTTTAGGAAGTATCTGGAGTCCAGTGGAGTGCTTGATGCCCTCACCAAAG TACTTGTTGCATTATATGAGCAGAACGACAAACCTTCCTCAGCAATTGA GTTCATTCAGCAGAAACTATGTGGTCCAACTGTGCTTGAACATGAAAGGCTACAAGCTGAGATGTCAGATCTGCAGATAAAGTATAATGAACTTTTGGCGGCACACAAGAAAACCCGCCAGGAG CTTGAGGAACTTAGAAACTCGCAGCCCATGGCAGCTTCTAAGAATACAGTGGATGCAGAGACCCCAAAGGATGGATTATGA